The genomic interval CTCACCGAGGGCGCGACCGAGCAGGCCGTCACCGCGTTCTGGGAGGGCATCGGTCAGCACTTCGGCGCCCACGAGTACTGGTTCGTCACGCTGTTCGTCGGTCCGGTGCACCCGGACGGGGTCGTGGTGCTGCCACCGGCGGCCGCCGACGAGACCGACCTGATCCTGTGGGCCCAGCAGCTCGTGTCGCAGCGGCAGTGGCCCCCGCGGCTGGCCGAGTCGTGGACCACGCTGATCACCGCCGAGTGCCGGACAGACGCCGGCCTCGACATGCGCATGCTGTTCGAGGCGATGGACAGCTCGATCCGCCAGGTCCGTCAATCGCCGTCGCAGTTCCGGCGGCAGCTGGAGGAAGTGGGAAGCCGTGCAGACCCGTCACCGCGTTGACACCTCGCTGTGGTTCGACCCGGCCCTCGAACTTCCGCCGTCGCGGCCGATCGAGGACCCCGGCGCGGCCGTCGAAGCCGAGCAGCCCGTGATGCGCGAGGTCGAGCGGGAGCCGTACCGCTTCACCGAGCCCCTGCAGGCCGCGATCAACCTGGCGGTCAGCCTCGGCCGCCCGCTGCTGCTGCAGGGTGATCCGGGAGTCGGCAAGACCCGGCTCGCGCACGCCGTCGCGTACGCGCTGGGACTTCCGCTCGAACAGGCGCACATCAAGTCGACGAGCAAGGGCAGAGACCTGCTCTACACGTACGATGCGGTCCGGCGCCTGCACGACGCCCAGTTGCGCCTGGAGCCGCGCAAGGACGACGTCCGCGAGTACATCCGGCTCGGGCCGCTGGGCCGGGTCATCGCCCGCGCCCACCACGGCCGCCGCTCGGTGCTGCTGATCGACGAGATCGACAAGGCCGACCTGGACTTCCCCAACGATTTGCTGCGTGAGCTGGACGATCTGGCGTTCACCGTCGACGAGGTGCCCGGCTGGGGGTACGCCGTCCCCCGCGACCGACCCGACCTGCGGCCCGTCATCGTGGTCACCAACAACGAGGAGAAGACGCTGCCCGGCGCCTTCCTGCGGCGGTGCGTCTTCCACTACATCGAGTTCCCGTCCGACCGTGCCGACCTGGAGACGATCCTGGGCCTGCACGGCGTCGACCAGCCCGAGCTGCGCGACGCCGTGCTCACGGTGGTCGGCCGTCTGCGCGAGATGGACCTGGTCAAGCGGCCCGGCCTGAGCGAGCTGCTCGACTGGGCCGGTTTCCTGCAGGCGGTACACACCCCGCCCGGCCAGGTGGCCGCCCTGCCCTACGTGGACGCGCTGCTCAAACAGCGCTCCGATCAGGTGCGGGCCGCCGAGCGGCTGCTGCGGCAATGACCGGCGCCGAGCTGCCCGGCTTCGTGGCCGAGCTGGTCGCCCGGCTCCGG from Paractinoplanes brasiliensis carries:
- a CDS encoding AAA family ATPase codes for the protein MQTRHRVDTSLWFDPALELPPSRPIEDPGAAVEAEQPVMREVEREPYRFTEPLQAAINLAVSLGRPLLLQGDPGVGKTRLAHAVAYALGLPLEQAHIKSTSKGRDLLYTYDAVRRLHDAQLRLEPRKDDVREYIRLGPLGRVIARAHHGRRSVLLIDEIDKADLDFPNDLLRELDDLAFTVDEVPGWGYAVPRDRPDLRPVIVVTNNEEKTLPGAFLRRCVFHYIEFPSDRADLETILGLHGVDQPELRDAVLTVVGRLREMDLVKRPGLSELLDWAGFLQAVHTPPGQVAALPYVDALLKQRSDQVRAAERLLRQ